The sequence CGTTCTGAGCGTCGCGCCGCGCGTCCCGAGCACCGCGCAGCGCCGCGCGGCCCGTCAGCCCTTGCTGCGGATCCCGTAGCGCTCCATCAGCCGGTGGACGAGCTGCCGGGAGACGCCCATCGACGCGGCGGCCCGCGCCACGTTGCCGCCGCTCTCCCGGAGCTTCATCGCGATGTACGTGCGCTCGAACTGCTCGACGACCATGTCGCGCGCCTCGCGGAGCGGCAGCGCCGCGAACTGGCCGACGCTCATGTCGGCGGGCCGCGGCGCCACCTTGACGATCGCCTCCTCGGCGAGGTGCGGGAACAGCATGAGCCGCGCGACGGTGTTGCGGAGCTCGCGCACGTTGCCCGGCCAGTGGTGCCCGCGGAGCAGCTCCAGCGCGTTCGGCGGCAGGTCGGCGAGCGAGCGCGGCGGCACCTGCGCCGCGAGGAAGCGCTCGACGAGCAGCGGGATGTCCTCCTTGCGCTCGCGCAGCGGCGGCACGACGGTCTCGACGACGGCGAGCCGGTAGTAGAGGTCCTCGCGGAACGAGCCCGACGCCACGCGGCCCTGGAGATCGCGGTGCGTGGCGGCGATGACGCGGGCGTCGAAGGACGTGTACGCGGCGGCGCCGATGCGGCGCACCTGGCGGGCCTCGAGCGCGCGCAGGAGCTTCGGCTGGAGATCGAGCGGGAGCTCGCCGATCTCGTCGAGGAAGAGCGTGCCGCCGCTCGCCTCCTCGAGCAGGCCGGCGCGCGCGCTCTGGGCGCCCGTGAACGCGCCCTTCGTGTAGCCGAAGAGCTCGGCCTCGATGAGGTTCGGGGCGACGGCGCTGCAGTCGAACACGACGAAGGGGCCGCCGCTGCGCGGGCTCGCCTCGTGGATGGCGCGGGCGAGGACCTCCTTGCCGGTGCCGGACTCGCCGAGCAGCAGGATCGTCTCCGAGGTGGCCGCGGCGCGCTCGAGGCGGGCGAAGAGCGCGCGCATGGGGACGCTGCTGCCGAGGGCCTCGCCGAAGCTGGCCGATGTGGAGAGCGGGACGACGACCGGGGCGCCGCCGACGCGCATGGTGAGGGGCACGCCGCCCAGGGAGGCCACGGCGCTCGGGGTGAGGAAGCCCTCGACGATGAGGACGTCGTTGATGAACGTGCCGTTCTTGCTGCCGAGGTCGGTGAGGACGACCCCGCGCGGCGAGAACCGGAGCTGGCAGTGGCGGCGCGAGACGCGGGAGTCGGGGATGATGACGTCGCACTCGCCGCTCGTGCCGAGCACGAGCGGCGCGACGCCGAGGGTGGCCTCGATCGGCGGGCTCTTCTGCGGGGTGACGAGGATGCGCAGGTCCGGGAGCTCGACCGCGTCGCTTCGGAGGGTCGTGATCGTCCGGGTGGGGTCGTGCATTGATCGCGCGGGAGGGAGACGTGGCAGCATCTCCGAATTTCCGGCGGATTTCCAGCGCGCGGTGCGCCCGGGGCGCTGGACGCACACCGCCGGGTTATCCTCGTGAGGTGCTCGAGTTCACGCAGTCCGAGGCCAAGGTCCTGTTCCAGTGCGTCACCCGCTTCACGGACGCGTTCCGCCGCGACGTGGCGGACGTGATCCGGCAGGAGTTCCGCGGCTACGAGCCGCCGGAGGTGACGGAGCTGATCGGACAGCTGAGCCTCCTCGGGCGGCAGCTCGATCTGCGCCCGCCGCACGCGCAGATCCACGACACGCAGGGCCCGCTGCTCAAGCGCATCCTGATCGACCTCCGGCGCGACAGCGCCACGGCGATCGAGGAGCCGCTGCAGAAGGCCGTGAACGCCGAGACGATCCGGCACCTCCGGCGCGAGGTCCACGGGCTGGAGCAGCTGATGGCCGCGCCCTGGTTCGCGGCCACGCGCGCGCTCAAGGTGCCGCAGCTCACCGACTACATGTCGATCCGGCACGCCGAGGCCGTGACGCCGGAGGCGCCGCCGCTCCGGCCGCGCGAGTACGACGAGAAGTTCCACATCCTCGAGGCGCCCGGGCTCTTCCTCCCCGATCTGGCGCACTACCGGGCGCGCTGCGCGCTGCGCGGCGCCTCGATCGCCGTGGCGTTCATCGACATCGACGACTTCAAGGCGTTCAACGTCCAGCACACCGAGACCGCTGTCGATCTCCACGTGCTCCCGCCGTTCATGGAGAGCATCGAGGCGCACGTCTTCGCGCACGGGCACGCGTACCGGTTCGGAGGCGACGAGTACATGATCACGCTGCCCAACGCGACGCGCGCGTGGGCGGTGGACTTCCTGCGCGCGCTCCAGGAGCGGCTCGCCCGCCGCCGCTACCGCCGCGTCGAGCGGTCGCCGACGATCTCGGCCGGGCTGTGCGTCGCCGACGTCGACTGCTTCCTGACCGATCGCGAGATCCAGGGGCGCGCCAACCTCGCGAAGAACCACGCGAAGGCCACGGAGAAGGGCCGCGTCGCCACGTACGACGGGGAGCTGTTCCGCCCCGAGGATCTGGTGCTCGCGTGAGGCCGGACGGCGGGATCGCGGCGGGCGAGGCGCGCGCGGGCGGCGACGCGCCGCCGGAGGCCCCGGACGGCCTGGTTTTGCCCGAGCCGCTGTGGGGCGCGGTGCGCGCGGCCTACGGCGAGCCTGGGCGCGCGTACCACGACCTGGCGCACGTGAGCGAGGTGCTCCGCCGGGTGGGCGAGGTCGCCCGCGACCTGGGCTGGCAGAGGCCGCGGGAGGTGTTCCTGGCCGCGCTCTTCCACGACGCCGTGTACGTGCCCGGCCGCCACGACAACGAGGCGCGCAGCGCGGAGCTCGCGCGCGAGGCGGTGGCGCGCTGGCTGCCCGGCGAAGGGCTCGACGAGGGCTTCATCGAGCGGCTCATCCTGCTCACGGCGCGCCACGGGGCCCTCGGGCCGGGGGACGTCGGCGACGAGGAGGCCCTCTTCCTCGATTGCGACATGGCCATCCTGGGCAGCGACGCGGCGGCGTTCGACGCGTACGACCGGGCGATCGCCGCGGAGTACAGCGCCGTGCCGCCCGAGCTCTACGCTGCAGGCCGGCGGCGCTTCTTCGAGAAGCTGCTCGCGGCGGAGCGGATCTTCCTCTCGCCGTACTTCCACGCCCGCCTCGAGGCGAGCGCGCGCGACAACCTGCGCCGGAAGCTCGACGCGGGCGCGTAGCGGCGCTGCGCGGGGGTCGTCAGCGGCGGGGGTCGTCGGTGGACGGCGCGGTCGTCACGGGCGCGGCGGTCCGCGCCGGCGGGTTGCGCCGGGGGGCCCGGGGCAGCGACGCCGGCGCGCGCTGCCCCTCGCACGATCACCAGCTCTTCACGTCGCTCTTGCTCACGCGGCACGTTGCGGTGCCCCACTGGCTCGCGCCGCCGTGGAGCTTCTCGGACTCACCCATGTGATCGGTGACGGCCTTGTACTCCTGGCAGATCTTCGGCTTGTCGTCGCCCGCGTCGTAGCCCCCCTTGACGTAGAGGTTCGTGATCGTGACCG is a genomic window of Sorangium aterium containing:
- a CDS encoding sigma 54-interacting transcriptional regulator, whose amino-acid sequence is MHDPTRTITTLRSDAVELPDLRILVTPQKSPPIEATLGVAPLVLGTSGECDVIIPDSRVSRRHCQLRFSPRGVVLTDLGSKNGTFINDVLIVEGFLTPSAVASLGGVPLTMRVGGAPVVVPLSTSASFGEALGSSVPMRALFARLERAAATSETILLLGESGTGKEVLARAIHEASPRSGGPFVVFDCSAVAPNLIEAELFGYTKGAFTGAQSARAGLLEEASGGTLFLDEIGELPLDLQPKLLRALEARQVRRIGAAAYTSFDARVIAATHRDLQGRVASGSFREDLYYRLAVVETVVPPLRERKEDIPLLVERFLAAQVPPRSLADLPPNALELLRGHHWPGNVRELRNTVARLMLFPHLAEEAIVKVAPRPADMSVGQFAALPLREARDMVVEQFERTYIAMKLRESGGNVARAAASMGVSRQLVHRLMERYGIRSKG
- a CDS encoding diguanylate cyclase, coding for MAASPNFRRISSARCARGAGRTPPGYPREVLEFTQSEAKVLFQCVTRFTDAFRRDVADVIRQEFRGYEPPEVTELIGQLSLLGRQLDLRPPHAQIHDTQGPLLKRILIDLRRDSATAIEEPLQKAVNAETIRHLRREVHGLEQLMAAPWFAATRALKVPQLTDYMSIRHAEAVTPEAPPLRPREYDEKFHILEAPGLFLPDLAHYRARCALRGASIAVAFIDIDDFKAFNVQHTETAVDLHVLPPFMESIEAHVFAHGHAYRFGGDEYMITLPNATRAWAVDFLRALQERLARRRYRRVERSPTISAGLCVADVDCFLTDREIQGRANLAKNHAKATEKGRVATYDGELFRPEDLVLA
- a CDS encoding HD domain-containing protein codes for the protein MRPDGGIAAGEARAGGDAPPEAPDGLVLPEPLWGAVRAAYGEPGRAYHDLAHVSEVLRRVGEVARDLGWQRPREVFLAALFHDAVYVPGRHDNEARSAELAREAVARWLPGEGLDEGFIERLILLTARHGALGPGDVGDEEALFLDCDMAILGSDAAAFDAYDRAIAAEYSAVPPELYAAGRRRFFEKLLAAERIFLSPYFHARLEASARDNLRRKLDAGA